In a genomic window of Phragmites australis chromosome 14, lpPhrAust1.1, whole genome shotgun sequence:
- the LOC133891273 gene encoding bisdemethoxycurcumin synthase-like, whose protein sequence is MGSAPATVREIWQAQRADGPAAVLAIGTANPANCVPQDECPDFYFRATKSEHLTGLKEKFKRVCQKLGVQKRYLHHTEELLDAHPEFLDHASPSLDARLDIVKTAVPELAASASRKAIAEWGRPATDITHLVVTTNSGAHIPGVDFRLVPLLGLRPSVRRTMLYLNGCFAGAAALRLAKDLAENNRGARVLVVCAELTVLLFSRPEEGCFQTLINQGLFGDGAGAVIVGADPVTAVEHPVFEIVSAAQTIIAESENAIAMHLTKGGYGGNISTRQVPVFIGDNIERCLSDTLEPLGIGAKWNDLFWAVHPGSSAILDQVDAVLQLKPEKLAASRRVLSEYGNMFGVTVIFVLDELRRRKETEEEEAPEWGVMVAFGPGLTVETMVLHRCTAQGTGAN, encoded by the exons ATGGGAAGCGCTCCTGCCACCGTCCGCGAGATCTGGCAGGCGCAGCGTGCCGACGGCCCCGCGGCCGTGCTCGCCATCGGCACCGCAAACCCGGCGAACTGCGTGCCCCAAGACGAGTGCCCCGACTTCTATTTCCGCGCCACCAAGAGCGAGCACCTCACCGGCCTCAAGGAGAAGTTCAAGAGAGTAT GTCAGAAATTAGGCGTCCAAAAGCGCTACTTGCACCACACTGAGGAGCTGCTCGACGCCCACCCGGAGTTCCTCGACCACGCGTCGCCGTCCCTCGACGCGCGACTGGACATCGTCAAGACCGCGGTGCCGGAGCTCGCGGCGTCGGCCTCGAGGAAGGCCATCGCCGAGTGGGGCCGCCCGGCCACTGACATCACGCACCTCGTCGTCACCACCAACTCCGGCGCGCACATCCCGGGAGTCGACTTCCGCCTCGTCCCGCTCCTGGGCCTCCGCCCCTCCGTGCGCCGGACCATGCTGTACCTCAACGGCTGcttcgccggcgccgccgcgctgCGCCTCGCCAAGGACCTGGCCGAGAACAACCGCGGCGCGCGCGTGCTTGTGGTCTGCGCCGAGCTCACCGTCTTGCTCTTCAGCaggcccgaggaggggtgctTCCAGACGCTCATCAACCAGGGGCTATTCGGCGACGGCGCGGGAGCTGTCATCGTCGGCGCCGACCCCGTGACCGCCGTCGAACACCCGGTGTTCGAGATCGTGTCCGCCGCGCAGACAATCATAGCGGAGTCCGAGAACGCCATCGCAATGCACCTCACGAAAGGTGGCTACGGCGGCAACATCTCCACCAGGCAGGTTCCCGTGTTCATCGGAGACAACATCGAGCGGTGCCTCTCGGACACGCTCGAGCCCCTCGGCATTGGTGCCAAATGGAACGACCTGTTCTGGGCGGTGCATCCGGGCTCATCGGCGATCCTGGACCAGGTTGACGCCGTGCTCCAGCTCAAGCCCGAGAAGTTGGCGGCGAGCCGACGTGTCCTGAGCGAGTATGGGAACATGTTCGGCGTGACGGTGATCTTCGTGCTCGATGAGCTGCGGCGTCGGAAGGagacggaagaggaggaggcgcctGAGTGGGGGGTGATGGTGGCGTTCGGACCGGGGCTCACCGTCGAGACGATGGTGTTGCACCGCTGCACGGCACAGGGCACAGGCGCCAACTGA